The Thermocrinis albus DSM 14484 genome segment TTCTAACAGATGGGCGTCTTTCATGGAACCTAAATTATACTACACAAAATCCATATGGATGCGGGATGGTACAACTCCTTTCTGACCTATGTACTTGCCTCTGTAAGGTTTCTCAGCAGGTCTGTCTAAGCGAGCTAGTACTATTTGACATATTCTCATACCCGGATAGAGTTTTATGGCGCAGTTACTGGCGTTATAAAGTTCTAAGGTTATCTGCCCTTCAAAACCTGCATCCACCCATCCTGCGTTCTCTATGAAGAGACCCAGTCTCCCTAAGGAGGATCTTCCTTCCACAAAGGCGGTCAGATAGTCTGGCAGTTTTATATACTCCATAGTGGTAGCCAGCAGGAAAGTCTTAGGCTCTATCAGAACTCCCTCCGGCGGGATATGTATTATCTCTATCTCCGTCACAGGCTCCTTGGGATCTATCACCTTTGCCCTGTAAAACACCAGCTGGTCTCCCAGACGGAGGTCTATGGAAGATGCCTGTATGTTCTTTTCTTCGTAAGGATCTACCTTAAGCTCTCCCCTTTCTATGAGCTCCTTTATGGTAGCATCGCTGAGAATCACCTTACCTTCTCCAATGGGGGTGGAGGGACTCGAACCCTCACGCCCTTTCGGGCCGGGGATTTTAAGTCCCCTGCGTCTGCCAGTTCCGCCACACCCCCGCGTTGATGGTAAAATTATACCTCATGCCAAAAAGGGTGATACTTGCTTACTCAGGTGGTTTGGACACGTCAGTCATAGTGCGCTGGCTCACCGAGAGAGGTTACGAGGTTATTACCTACACCGCTGACGTAGGCCAAGGTGAGGAGCTCTCCGAGATACCCCAAAAAGCTAAAGACTCGGGTGCTGTGGAGGCCATAGTGGAAGACCTAAAGGAAGAGTTCGCAAGGAACTACTGCCTGCCCACTTTGAGAGCTCTGGCCCTTTACGAAGGTAAGTATCCTCTGACCGCCAGCTTATCCAGGCCTCTCATAGCTAGCAAACTGGTAGAGTATGCCCAAAAGCTCTCCGCTCATTACGTGGCTCACGGTTCTACAGGGAAAGGTAACGATCAGGTAAGGTTCGAACTGTCTGTTTGGGCCCTGGCTCCCCACATAGAGGTCCTCGCTCCCGTCAGAGAGTGGGAGTTTAAGTCAAGAGAAGAGGAGGTGGAGTACGCGTTACGGCATAGCATACCTGTTAAGGTGACCAAAGAGAAACCTTACTCCATAGACAAGAACCTTTGGGGTGTGTCCATAGAGTGTGGTCCTCTGGAAGATCCTTGGCAGGAACCGCCGGAAGATGCCTTTGAACTAACGGTGGATCCTAGGAAGGCTCCCGAAGAACCTCAGTATATAGAACTGGAGTGGGAGAAAGGAGTGCCCGTTGCTATTAACGGGAAGCGATACTCCCAGTTATGGGAACTGATAGCGGACCTCAACACGATAGCCGGAAGGCACGGTGTGGGTAGGATAGACATGGTGGAGAACAGGCTGGTGGGTATAAAGAGTAGGGAGGTGTACGAAGCTCCCGGTGCCACGGTTCTGTACGAAGCTTACAGGGATCTTCTCTCCCTTGTGCTGGATCGTTTCACTTACCACTACTTTTTGCAACATGTCCCCCATCAGTACGCCAAGCTGGTATACGAAGGACTGTGGTTTACACCGCTCCGTGAAGCTCTTGATGCCTTCACCGAAAACTTGGCCCAATGGGTGAACGGAAAGGTAAGACTTAAACTCTTTAAGGGAAGCGTGACCGTAGTGGGAAGGTGGTCTCCCAACTCCCTATACGTAGAGGACTTGGCCACTTACTCTGAAAAGGATGCTTTTGATCACAGAGCGGGAGCTCAGTTTACCAAAGTATTCGGTCTTCCTCTGCGCGTCTTAGGAAGAGTGAGGAGATAACATGCTCATAGCGGTGCCGGTTACATCTTTAGAACCTCTGAAAGAGTGTAAGGAGAAAGGTGCCGATCTGATAGAGCTCAGGGTGGACCTGATGGAGTCACCCACCGTGGACAGAGCCCTCACTGTTTTGGAAGAGGCTCACCGTCTTGGACTGGGGACCATACTGACGGTAAGGAGTGCCCGTGAAGGAGGAAGAGATCTACCCAACAGGCTGGAGCTTTTTGAGAAACTCTCACCTTTCAGCGATTACACAGACATAGAGTTGACATCTTTGGACATCCTTCCTCAGGTAAGGAACACGGTACTGTCAGCAGGTAAGAAACTCATTATCTCCTATCACAACTTTGAGAGAACTCCTGCAGGTTGGATTTTGAAGGAAACCATAAGGGAAGCAAGAAGATGGGGAGCTCACATTGTCAAGATAGCGGTAAAGGCAGAATCTTACACCGATGTGGCCAGACTACTTTGTGCCGGCAGTCAAGAGGAAGGTGAAAAGATCCTAATAGCTATGGGATCCTACGGTAAGATCTCCCGACTGGCGGCTTTCGTCTTTGGTAGTGTCATAACCTACGCCTTTCTCGGTAAGGCCACTGCCGAGGGACAGTTACCTCTCGAGGAGATGGTGCGCCTCAGAGAGATATTCTACGGAAGACGGTCATGAAGAACCCTTTACTCCTTCAGAGCATAAAGGGAGAACCCATAAAGCGTTTCCCCGTATGGTTGATGAGACAAGCAGGAAGGTACATGCCCCAGTACAGGGAGCTACGTAACAAAGCTCCGGATTTTCTCACCTTCTGTAAAGACGTAAAACTGGCCACCGAGGTTTCTCTACTGCCTCTACATCTACTGGGAGTGGATGCCATCATTATCTTTTCCGACAT includes the following:
- a CDS encoding argininosuccinate synthase, giving the protein MPKRVILAYSGGLDTSVIVRWLTERGYEVITYTADVGQGEELSEIPQKAKDSGAVEAIVEDLKEEFARNYCLPTLRALALYEGKYPLTASLSRPLIASKLVEYAQKLSAHYVAHGSTGKGNDQVRFELSVWALAPHIEVLAPVREWEFKSREEEVEYALRHSIPVKVTKEKPYSIDKNLWGVSIECGPLEDPWQEPPEDAFELTVDPRKAPEEPQYIELEWEKGVPVAINGKRYSQLWELIADLNTIAGRHGVGRIDMVENRLVGIKSREVYEAPGATVLYEAYRDLLSLVLDRFTYHYFLQHVPHQYAKLVYEGLWFTPLREALDAFTENLAQWVNGKVRLKLFKGSVTVVGRWSPNSLYVEDLATYSEKDAFDHRAGAQFTKVFGLPLRVLGRVRR
- the dcd gene encoding dCTP deaminase gives rise to the protein MILSDATIKELIERGELKVDPYEEKNIQASSIDLRLGDQLVFYRAKVIDPKEPVTEIEIIHIPPEGVLIEPKTFLLATTMEYIKLPDYLTAFVEGRSSLGRLGLFIENAGWVDAGFEGQITLELYNASNCAIKLYPGMRICQIVLARLDRPAEKPYRGKYIGQKGVVPSRIHMDFV
- the aroD gene encoding type I 3-dehydroquinate dehydratase; translation: MLIAVPVTSLEPLKECKEKGADLIELRVDLMESPTVDRALTVLEEAHRLGLGTILTVRSAREGGRDLPNRLELFEKLSPFSDYTDIELTSLDILPQVRNTVLSAGKKLIISYHNFERTPAGWILKETIREARRWGAHIVKIAVKAESYTDVARLLCAGSQEEGEKILIAMGSYGKISRLAAFVFGSVITYAFLGKATAEGQLPLEEMVRLREIFYGRRS